CGTATACGCGCAACTCTCCCGGCTGGAGCAGATGGAGAGCCGCTTCGACAGCGCACGTGAATGGCTGAAAAAGGCGATTGAGAGTGCCAGGGACCCCGCGATGCGCGCCTCCCTGGAAAGCGAGAGTCAACGCATGGAAATGCTTGGCCAGCCGTCACCCCGTCTGGTAGCTGAGCACTGGATCAACCAGCGTCCGCTGACATTGGAGGGGTTGAAAGGCAAAGTGGTGTTGATCGATTTCTGGGCCCCCTGGTGCAAACCCTGCCGCATGGTCATCCCCGATATGATCCGCATGTACAAAGACCTCAAAAAAGAAGGATTGGAAATCATCGGATTGACACGCCTGCACGGTTACTATAAAGACGACATCCAGGACCGGGGACGGGTGGAAGCGGATGAAGAACTTCGATTGATCACTGATTTCGTTGGCCGCAATGACATCAATTACCCGGTGGCCGTATCCCGGGAAGGCCAGAGTTTTGATACATACAAGATCTCCGGCATCCCCACCCTGGTGGTGATCGATCGCACGGGCCGTATCGCAACCATTACCGTTGGCGCGGGGCATCCGGATTCGTTGCGCCGCACCATTGAATCCCTTCTGGAGAAGAGCCTATGAAACCGCTGACTGCCGACACCCATGATACTGCGCTTTCGACGGCCGAAACCGTTGTTTTTGATTTCAGTTCTCCCGGATGTGCTCCCTGCCGCAAAGTGCCGGCCCTGCTTGAAAGTGTGATTGATGAACTTTCCCTTCAGGACATCCAGACCTATGAGATCAACGTATCACAAGTGCCGGAACTGGCAGCTCGATACATGGTACTCAGTGTTCCCACCCTGATCATTTTTCGCAACGGGACTGAAATTGCGCGCTTTCATTCCCTGCCATCCAGGTCCAAACTGCGCGATGCCCTGCAATGAAAAGCGTCCCGGACCGAGCCGCAAAATTGTCCACAGATGAAGCAAATAACGGCCCTGAGGACCGGCAGGGATTGGCAACATTTTTGCTGTTAATGAAGCAGTGGAGGTACTCATGAAACGCATAATGATTGTTTGGCTGAGTGTGTTGTTGGCCGCTTCAATGGGATTGTCGGCCCAAAGCCTGAACCTGAAAGCCGGGGTGTTTATCCCCTTCATGGAATCGGATCTCTGGGATATCAACCGGGCCAACCTGGAGTTCGAAAAAGCGGATATGGTGGACCTGTATTACGGACTGGAATACGAATGGCTCATGAGCGAACGGTTCTCACTCTCTTTTGAAGGGGGAATCTACAAGAAGGAAAAGCGGAGCTACTACCGTGACTTTGAGTTTAGTGACGGCTCTCTGATTCCCCAGAATGTTTCGTTGAGAATCACCTCCCTGGAAGCCACCGTCAAACTCTACCCCATCGGGCGCCGTCGTGCCCTTTACCCCTTCCTTGCTCTCGGCGGCGGTCTATACGCCTGGAAATACGAGCAATGGGGGAATTTTATCGACAACCAGGATTACAGCGTCTACGAAGGGTATGCCGACGCGTCGAAATTCAGTCCCGGATTCACCGGTAAAGCCGGTATGGTTCTGCGGCTTGGGCGCAATTCAGGCATCTCCCTGGAAGCCCGATACCTTTATCTCAAGGCCGAGTTGGGTGAGTTGTTCGAAGGCTTCGAAGATCTGGACATGCGCGGACTGTCAATCAACGCGGGGATCCATTTCTTTCTCTGGTGATTCAGCCGGAATGGACGTCAAGTCCCAGTCGTTTCATTTCTTTTGCCAGGCCGGCGGCATTCAAGTTGCGCCATTGAATAAAGATATTTCGCTGCCCGTTCTCTTCGCCTGCAAATTCCAGGATAACGGTGACGGCATCGGGTAATTTCTGGTAGCGAGGTCCCAGGTATTGGGCCCATTCCACTACCTGGATTGCTTCCCCGAGTTCATCGTCGATTTCCGGCATGCGTCCGCCCGCAACCGCTTCCAAGCGGTACAGGTCGTAATGGAGCAACCGCAATCCGTCGGCAAGATCGTGAACATTCATCAAGGAAAAAGTCGGGCTGACGATGTCGCCCGGATCTCCTCCCAGCCCGGCGTACAGGCCCTGGACAAAACGAGTCTTGCCAACGCCCAGTCCGCCATGAACCAGGATCAGCTCTTTGCCGATCAGGACTCCGCCCAGGGCGTTCCCCCAGAGCCGGGTTTCAGCGCTCGATCGTGAAAGGCCCCGGATCATCATGAATTCCCTTAATGGCCGCGGGCAATTCATCCAGCAGGTCACCCGCCGTCATGCCGATCTCTCCCATGCGTGCGGCGGCCAGGTCTCCGGCCTTTCCGTGAAGGTAAACCGCGGCGGCGCAAATCTCGTCCAACGGGCAATGACTGCGCGCCCGGGCCACCTGGGCCGCAATGAATCCGGTTAATACGTCCCCGCTCCCGGCAGTAGCCATTCCGGGATTACCGGTTGCGTTCACCCACACACGACCCTGGGGTGAAGCCACCACCGTGTGATGACCTTTCAAAACCACGACAATCTTGTTTTCCATGGCCACTGCACGGGCCGCCCGCCAACGGTCCGCCAGAATTTTTTCGGCCGGCCAACCGGTCAAGCGTGAGAACTCTCCGGGATGGGGAGTGATCACCACCGGAGCGGATGCATCGCGCAAACGCGGCAGGTTCCCGGCCAATGCATTCAAGGCATCCGCATCCAGGATCAAGGGCACTTTTGACACGCTCAACAAGCGGTTCAGCATTTCCGGAATCGGGTTATCCACTCCCAGCCCGGGACCGACAGCGATGGCATCGAAGCCTTGCAGCACGGCCGCCAGGTCATCGGCTTGCCGCCAGTAGAGGGTCATGATTTCCGGATTCCGAAGTGCTGCCGACGGACTGTTCTGGGGCAAGGCAAGGGTGCTCAGCCCCGCGCCTCCGCGCAGGGCCGCATACGCGCAGAGAAATCCGGCACCGGGTTTGTCTACTGAACCGGCAATCGAAAGCACATGCCCGAAATCTTTCTTGTGGGCCCCGGGTGTGCGCGGCGCCGCCAAGGGATAAGCCAACTCCGGCGTCGTGATCATTAACGAATCCCCCACTCCCGCTTCAGCCATGGTGGGAATCCCGATATCCACTACGCGGATGCGCCCGCATTGGGAATTTCCATCCGGATAAAGGTGCGCCACTTTCAAGGCATGAAAAGTAGCCGTACATGCGGCATGCACGCAGAGTCCTTTCCCGGGAAGCACACTTTCGCATAGACCGGAGGGAACATCCACTGCGGCAACGGGTAAACCCGAGGCATTGATTGCCTGGATCGCCTGCGCCAGTGGACCCTCGATAACCGGGCGATCGATACCGATGCCCAGCAAGGCGTCCACTATAAAAGTCCGTTCCCGGGGCATTTGCGCAAACAACCGCGACAACGCTTCCTTTCCCGGCAATATGTGTACCGGTATACCCAGGGATGTCATTAATGCGTATTGCCGCGCTGAATCGGCACGCAATGCAGTTGGTTCCGCCATGAGGCAAACAACCGTGGAGACATTCCAATCCGCCAGGATCCGGGCCACGGCCATTCCGTCTCCGCCGTTGTTGCCCCTTCCCGCCAAGACCACAGCATGGCTGAAGCGTGCAGCCGGGAAACACTCCCGGAACCAGCGCGCCGCTCCCCGGGAAGCGTTCTCCATCAAAACCAGGGAGGGGATACCGATCTTTTCAATGGCCCGGGAATCGATTTCCCGCATCCATTGGGCGGTCAACAATTTCACTTTTTGGTCCCGCCCTTCTTTTTATCCGGCTTTTTTGTTTGCTTTTTTTCTTTTTCCGACAAGTCATCCAGTTTGGAAGCCAGAATACCGCCGAAACCGCCATCGTCCTGGTACGCGACCTCTTTCTTTTCCTTGGGAACCTCAACCGGCTTTTTCTCAAGCACTTCTTCCTTGAGCTTTTCCAGTTGGATTTCCTCTTCGATCTCATCCATGTCCAGGGTTTCCTCTTCAGGAACCGGTGCCTTTTCCACTCGCTTTTTGGGCTTGGGTGTTTTCTCCTCTTCTTCAGTGCGACGCCGGCGACGAGTCGTTTCCGCCTCCGCCTCCTTTGGTTCGGCAACCACGGGCGGCACTTCAACAGCCTGCAGCCGTTCTCCCAGTTTCTCGATGCGGATGCGACGCATGCGCTCTTCTTTTATGCGCATCTCTTCTTCGCGGCGGCGACGCCGTTCTTCACGCAACAAACGGATCTCTTCTTCGCGGCTGCTCTCTTCCCCGGCTTGCGTATCAGCGGCCGAAACCACCTCTGCTTCGACCTCCACTTCCGCCTTCTCTTCAATTTCATGAACCTCCAACAGGCGTTCACGTTCCTCTGTTTCGGGCTGACCAATGGAATCAGAATCCAGGTAGAAAACACCGGGGACCTTCTCAGAAGAGACAAATTCCGGATTGGCCAGCAGGATGTCTTCCACGGTACGGAGACATACCGGATAGATGAGATCCAAAACATGGTACAAACGCAGGGTGTGGATCTCGTAATTGCGTTCACGGAGACCGAATACCAGGAAGACCCGCTGCACCAAGTCGTTCATGGAATCGGCTTCGCGGAAATCTTCGATATGTTCGTGCACAATGCGAAACACCTCTGATTCCAGGAACATGGTTTTGTTGGCAAACACCGGCGAAGCCACTTTTTCTTCCGTAACCCGGAACGTGCCTTTATCCGGATCGTACTCCACGCGATCAGAGACCGTACCTTTCTTGGTGGTTCGCACCTCGAACTGAAAACGATCTTCGCCAACCTGCTCCAGGGTCAGACTCAGGGCCTGAAGGGCGCGAATGCCCTCAAAGTAATCCTTGAACCCCATGATCAACTGGTCATCCGGATAGTAATAGAGAGTGAGTTCCTTTTTGGTGCCGACTTCATGGGCCGTGAGTTCAATCGATTCCCCAAATTGAAACGTCCCGGGCTTGACACGCAACGCCCCTGAAGCCACTTCACGCTGGGTCAGGTAAAAACGGTTGGGTTCCGGAAACAACTCCGCATTCAATTTTCGCCGTAACAACGTCAATCCCTTGCGGTTGGGCAGGTGAACCTCTTTTTCCAAAGGATTAAACAAGCTGATTAAAGAATCTTTGCGCAAATGGTAGATAACGGAAATCAAGTTCCAGCGTCCCCAACCCGTCATGCTGGTCTGATGAAAATCGATCTTGAAATCCCGCATCATGCGGAAATTCAAGGCAAAACAATAGGCGGAAAAAGCGGGGTCTTTGGGTTTGATTTTGACAAAATTCTCCACCAGAAACTCCGTACTTTCCGATTTTTTGTTTTCACGAAGAAATTCACGAATATGGCTGAATACGCTGTCGTCGATTTTCTTCAGGTTCTCCTCAAGCAACAATCTCTCCGAGATAAAGGCCACTCCCTGGATGCGGCTCAACGCGCTGACCACTTTTTTGCGCAAGCGATTGAAATCACGTTCCACCAGGGGTTGCTGCTTGAGACGCGGGTCTTGCTCTTCTTCCAGATACCGGGTTTTGCAAATGGGGCGAGCCTGCTTATGCGGCAACAGCAAATCGATTTTCTGTCGTTCCAGGTATTGGGTGTACCCGAGAAAATCCGAAGTACCGTCGTATTCCAGCCGTATCTCATGGCGCCCCAGGTTCTGGCGCACTTCCACCACCTTTAACACAACGCCGTGATCCATTTCAATGAAACGCTTGGCCCCGGTCGGCAGTTTGCCGGAGTATTCTTTAAAGATCAGGTCGCCTTCCCGGTATTCACAACCGGGATCGAAGATCTTGACCCGATTTTTGCGCAAATGCCTGGTTTTAACCAGCGCCAGGTGGTATACCAGTTCATCCAGTTCCTGAGGGATTTCCTTGCCCTTTAAATAGGAGCGGATCACCTCAACATCTGGATCTTCAATATTCAGGTTGACTTCCACCATTCTCTCCTTGTATCGCAATGAACTGGTTTCATGACTCCCCTCCAGCCACGATACGTGTGCCGGACCTCCCGATCATTGCCGCTTTCAGTTTCTCTGCTGAAGTGATCAACACTTCCCGGCCTCCCGCCTCAATGTACTCCATGGCGGCCTTGATCTTGGGCGCCATTGAGCCGGCCGGGAATTGCCCGGCCTCCAGCATGGCCCGGGCCCGGGACAGGCTCATGACACGTACCGGCTTGGCTTCCGGAGTTCCGAAATTTTCATACACACGGTCCACGCCGGTAAGGATCACGAAAAGGTCAACCCCTTCTTCTCGAGCGATCAAAGAAGCGGCGAAATCTTTGTCGATTACCGCTTCCACTCCCTCCAGATAGCCCGAGCCGTTGATATGAACCGGAATACCGCCCCCGCCGGCGCTGATGACGATGACGCCGTTGTCAAGCAGGGTACGAATGGCGCGTTTGGGAACGATATCGATGGGATGCGGCGAAGGCACAACGCGCCTGAAACCCCTTCCGGCATCTTCCACCATCTCCCAACGATTTTCTCTTCTCAACTGCCGAGCGCGAAAATCCGGGTAAAACGGACCGATGGGTTTGGTGGGACGGGAAAAGGCGGGATCATTGCGATCCACCACCACCTGGGTCAGCATCGTAACCACTTCTTTGTCGATCGATCGTTTGCGCAGCTCGTTGATCAATGCCCGCTCCAGCAAGTACCCCATACTGCCCTCAGTCATGGCATCACAGATATCAATGGGCATGGGCGGAGTAATATTGGCCCCGGCTTCCATCTGCAACAGAATGTTGCCCACCTGTGGTCCGTTGCCGTGAACGATCACCAACTCGTACCCTTTGCGCACGATTTCCGCCATCAGGGCGGCTGCGTTACGGGCATTGCGGTATTGTTCGCTGGCGGTTCCCCGGCTGCCCGCGGGCAACATGGCGTTGCCGCCGAATGCTACAAGCGCTGTTCGTTTTTTCATCACCGTGCGGAACGGCCTGCCGAAACATTACCCGGCAGACCGTTAATTAACCGCGCTCCTATTTCCGAAATTTTTTTTGCAGAATGTCTGCAAGTGTGGGCTTGCCGATCTCATCCAGCTCGTATGTAACTCGAACCATGGGTTTATTGATGGTGATGACCCGTCCCAGATCAATGGGTGTGCCGATGATCACCAGATCACAGTCCACGGCATTGATCGTGGCCTCCAGATCCTTTATCTGCTTGTCACCGTATCCCATGGCCGGCAGCAGTTCTTCGCCGATTTCCGGATATTTGGCGTAGGTTTTTTCGATCTCGCCGACCGCAAACGGACGCGGATTCACCAACTCCTCAGCTCCGAATTTGTATGCAGCCACGACTCCCGCACCATAGGTCATCTCGCCATGGGTCAGGGTAGGCCCGTCTTCCACAACCAGGACCCGCTTGCCGCGGATCTTTTCGGAATCATCAACGAAAACCGGGGAAGCAGCGTCCACGACAACCGCACCGGGATTGAACTCGCGGATATTTTCGCGAACCTCAAGGATACCATCCAGATCAGCGGTATCAATCTTGTTGATGACAATCACGTCGGCGCGACGCAGGTTGACTTCGCCCGGATAATAAGAAACTTCGTGACCGGGACGATGGGGATCCACCACCACAATCTCCAGGTCTGAATGGTAGAAAGGGAAATCGTTGTTGCCGCCGTCCCACAATATGATGTCTGCTTCTTTTTCCGCTTCGCGCAAGATGGCTTCATAATCGACGCCGGCATATATCACCGTACCACTGGCGATATGGGGCTCGTATTCTTCCATCTCTTCAATTGTACACTCGTGCTTTTTTAAATCTTCAAGCGAAGCAAAACGCTGCACCCGCTGTTTAACCAGGTCGCCATAAGGCATGGGGTGACGGATAGCCGCCACTTTCAGCCCCATCTCCTGGAGCACCGCGGATACCCGGCGGGTTGTCTGGCTCTTGCCGCAACCGGTTCGAACGGCACAGATCGAAACCACGGGCTTGGAACTCTTTACCATGGTTTCACCGGGACCGAGCAAGATGAAATTGGCGCCCGTCATATTTACCTGGGCGGAACGACTCATCACATACTCGTAGGGCAGGTCGCTGTATGAGAAATACACGTCCTGAATACCGTGATCACGGATCAGGTTTTCCAGTTCAGTCTCAGGATGGATGGGAATGCCGTTTGGATATTGTTCCTTTCCCGCCAGCTCAGCCGGATACTTTTTGTCATCGATCCCTGGAATCTGCGTGGCGGTAAAGGCCACTACCTCGATATCCTTGCGATGGCGGAAAAACGTGTTGAAATTGTGAAAATCCCGTCCAGCCGCACCCATAATAAGGGCTTTGCGCATATTTTCCTCCTCTAGTTGGAATTAGAATTTACAACTTTCCCGTCAGAGTCTTTTCAGTATACTGAACTACATGGTCCAAGTCAACCACCGGCGGCGAAGACCCTCTGGTATCAGCGGGTCCGGAGTTTAAACAAACAATCAGACAAGAGAACGGCACTGCTTTTAAAATCGCTTGCGTCCGCTTACGCGTATCCCCACGGTCTGCAACATGTCATTCATCCGTTTTAATCCATTCAATATAGAAGAGAACGGTCAGGCCTTTTTGTCTTTCGTGGAAACATCGCGGGAAAATCGGCACGCGGGATATCGCGAACAGCCCAGAAAACGTCCGTAGCGGCCCTTGCGCTCACGCAAGGGACTTCCGCACTCGGGACAGACCATCTCCGCGGGCATTTGCGCCTCGTTGACACTCAAGTCCAAAGTAAAACGGCAG
This Candidatus Aminicenantes bacterium DNA region includes the following protein-coding sequences:
- a CDS encoding redoxin domain-containing protein, encoding MTTRVSITLTCLVLLLATVGCPNTNADLARFHSTFSRIQQEYNSGLTQVTDREAYLKLQKTRNRRLDELLNDMPDDPKSDAAVILRARVLVNLQRISSAESLLKPLLNRSKTPPEAITVQVLAHMAAQRQHDALKMFRSLKSDITDPTDRHNIWLYFAMVADSADVQRDFARKFVESSDMPAHFSLFRANVYAQLSRLEQMESRFDSAREWLKKAIESARDPAMRASLESESQRMEMLGQPSPRLVAEHWINQRPLTLEGLKGKVVLIDFWAPWCKPCRMVIPDMIRMYKDLKKEGLEIIGLTRLHGYYKDDIQDRGRVEADEELRLITDFVGRNDINYPVAVSREGQSFDTYKISGIPTLVVIDRTGRIATITVGAGHPDSLRRTIESLLEKSL
- a CDS encoding thioredoxin translates to MKPLTADTHDTALSTAETVVFDFSSPGCAPCRKVPALLESVIDELSLQDIQTYEINVSQVPELAARYMVLSVPTLIIFRNGTEIARFHSLPSRSKLRDALQ
- the tsaE gene encoding tRNA (adenosine(37)-N6)-threonylcarbamoyltransferase complex ATPase subunit type 1 TsaE, with product MNCPRPLREFMMIRGLSRSSAETRLWGNALGGVLIGKELILVHGGLGVGKTRFVQGLYAGLGGDPGDIVSPTFSLMNVHDLADGLRLLHYDLYRLEAVAGGRMPEIDDELGEAIQVVEWAQYLGPRYQKLPDAVTVILEFAGEENGQRNIFIQWRNLNAAGLAKEMKRLGLDVHSG
- a CDS encoding NAD(P)H-hydrate dehydratase; protein product: MKLLTAQWMREIDSRAIEKIGIPSLVLMENASRGAARWFRECFPAARFSHAVVLAGRGNNGGDGMAVARILADWNVSTVVCLMAEPTALRADSARQYALMTSLGIPVHILPGKEALSRLFAQMPRERTFIVDALLGIGIDRPVIEGPLAQAIQAINASGLPVAAVDVPSGLCESVLPGKGLCVHAACTATFHALKVAHLYPDGNSQCGRIRVVDIGIPTMAEAGVGDSLMITTPELAYPLAAPRTPGAHKKDFGHVLSIAGSVDKPGAGFLCAYAALRGGAGLSTLALPQNSPSAALRNPEIMTLYWRQADDLAAVLQGFDAIAVGPGLGVDNPIPEMLNRLLSVSKVPLILDADALNALAGNLPRLRDASAPVVITPHPGEFSRLTGWPAEKILADRWRAARAVAMENKIVVVLKGHHTVVASPQGRVWVNATGNPGMATAGSGDVLTGFIAAQVARARSHCPLDEICAAAVYLHGKAGDLAAARMGEIGMTAGDLLDELPAAIKGIHDDPGPFTIER
- the arcC gene encoding carbamate kinase; amino-acid sequence: MKKRTALVAFGGNAMLPAGSRGTASEQYRNARNAAALMAEIVRKGYELVIVHGNGPQVGNILLQMEAGANITPPMPIDICDAMTEGSMGYLLERALINELRKRSIDKEVVTMLTQVVVDRNDPAFSRPTKPIGPFYPDFRARQLRRENRWEMVEDAGRGFRRVVPSPHPIDIVPKRAIRTLLDNGVIVISAGGGGIPVHINGSGYLEGVEAVIDKDFAASLIAREEGVDLFVILTGVDRVYENFGTPEAKPVRVMSLSRARAMLEAGQFPAGSMAPKIKAAMEYIEAGGREVLITSAEKLKAAMIGRSGTRIVAGGES
- a CDS encoding GTPase, whose protein sequence is MRKALIMGAAGRDFHNFNTFFRHRKDIEVVAFTATQIPGIDDKKYPAELAGKEQYPNGIPIHPETELENLIRDHGIQDVYFSYSDLPYEYVMSRSAQVNMTGANFILLGPGETMVKSSKPVVSICAVRTGCGKSQTTRRVSAVLQEMGLKVAAIRHPMPYGDLVKQRVQRFASLEDLKKHECTIEEMEEYEPHIASGTVIYAGVDYEAILREAEKEADIILWDGGNNDFPFYHSDLEIVVVDPHRPGHEVSYYPGEVNLRRADVIVINKIDTADLDGILEVRENIREFNPGAVVVDAASPVFVDDSEKIRGKRVLVVEDGPTLTHGEMTYGAGVVAAYKFGAEELVNPRPFAVGEIEKTYAKYPEIGEELLPAMGYGDKQIKDLEATINAVDCDLVIIGTPIDLGRVITINKPMVRVTYELDEIGKPTLADILQKKFRK